One stretch of Pseudomonas sp. NC02 DNA includes these proteins:
- the yajC gene encoding preprotein translocase subunit YajC — protein MSFFISNAMADAAAPAAAGPMGGGFEWIFLVGFLVIFYLMIWRPQAKRAKEQKNLLGSLQKGDEVVTTGGIAGKITKVSDAFVVLEVSDTVEMKFQKGAIAATLPKGTLKAI, from the coding sequence ATGAGCTTTTTTATCTCTAATGCCATGGCTGATGCCGCTGCACCGGCCGCTGCCGGTCCTATGGGCGGTGGTTTTGAGTGGATTTTCCTGGTCGGCTTCCTGGTCATCTTCTACCTGATGATCTGGCGTCCACAGGCCAAGCGCGCCAAAGAGCAGAAGAACCTGCTGGGCAGCTTGCAGAAAGGCGACGAAGTCGTGACCACTGGCGGCATCGCCGGCAAGATCACTAAAGTGTCCGACGCTTTCGTGGTTCTGGAAGTCTCCGACACCGTAGAAATGAAGTTCCAGAAGGGCGCCATCGCCGCCACGCTGCCAAAAGGCACGCTCAAAGCGATCTAA
- the secD gene encoding protein translocase subunit SecD gives MLNKYPLWKYVLILAVLAIGFIYSAPNLYPDDPAIQITGASTALQVNQADLDRASKALTDAGIQVKAASLAADAKGGLLRLTKQEDQLPAKDVVRKVMGDDYVVALNLAQTTPKWLRAIGAHPMKLGLDLSGGVHFLLEVDMDKALDARLKVYEGDVKSLLRKERLRYRSLPQLNGAIQLGFADEATREQARALIRKNFNDFDIVPADLNGQAVLRLAMTPAKLAEIREYSIKQNLTTVRNRVNELGVAEPIVQRQGANRIVVELPGVQDTAEAKRILGKTANLEFRLAAEPGATRATAEEFEFREGNRPPALIERGLIITGDQVTDAKAGFGEHGTPEVNIRLDGHGGELMSRATRSNVGRSMAVIFIEQRPVTTYTKQVVDGVEKDVPVQTFKEEKKIISLATIQSPLGAQFRITGLNGQGESSELALLLRAGGLAAPMYFAEERTIGPSLGADNITKGIDAALWGMLFVSLFIIAIYRFFGVIATVALAGNMVMLLALMSLLGATLTLPGIAGIVLTMGMAVDANVLIFSRIREEIAAGMTVQRAINEGFGRAFTAILDSNLTTLLVGGILFAMGTGPVKGFAVTMSLGIFTSMFTAIMVTRAMVNLIFGGRDFKKLWI, from the coding sequence ATGCTGAACAAATACCCTCTGTGGAAATACGTACTGATCCTGGCGGTGCTGGCGATCGGTTTTATTTATTCCGCTCCCAATCTCTATCCTGATGACCCGGCTATCCAGATCACTGGCGCCAGCACTGCGCTGCAGGTCAATCAGGCTGATCTGGACCGTGCGAGCAAAGCGCTCACCGACGCGGGTATCCAGGTTAAAGCGGCAAGTTTGGCTGCTGATGCGAAGGGCGGCTTGTTGCGCCTGACCAAGCAAGAAGACCAATTGCCGGCAAAAGACGTTGTGCGCAAGGTCATGGGTGATGACTACGTCGTCGCACTGAACCTGGCACAGACCACGCCAAAATGGCTGCGCGCGATCGGCGCACACCCGATGAAGCTGGGTCTGGACTTGTCCGGTGGTGTGCACTTCCTGCTGGAAGTGGACATGGACAAGGCCCTCGACGCTCGCCTGAAAGTCTACGAAGGCGATGTGAAGAGCCTGCTGCGTAAAGAGCGCCTGCGTTATCGCAGCCTGCCGCAGCTCAACGGTGCCATCCAGCTGGGCTTTGCTGACGAAGCAACCCGCGAACAGGCCCGTGCGCTGATCCGCAAGAACTTCAACGATTTCGACATTGTTCCGGCCGACCTCAATGGTCAGGCGGTACTGCGTCTGGCGATGACCCCGGCCAAGCTGGCGGAAATCCGTGAATACTCGATCAAACAGAACTTGACCACGGTACGTAACCGCGTCAACGAGCTGGGTGTGGCCGAGCCGATCGTTCAGCGCCAGGGTGCCAACCGCATCGTGGTTGAACTGCCGGGCGTGCAGGACACCGCTGAAGCCAAGCGTATCCTGGGTAAAACAGCCAACCTGGAATTCCGCCTGGCGGCTGAGCCGGGTGCTACCCGTGCTACTGCAGAAGAGTTCGAGTTCCGTGAAGGCAATCGTCCTCCTGCACTGATCGAGCGTGGCTTGATCATTACGGGTGACCAGGTGACCGACGCCAAGGCTGGTTTCGGCGAGCACGGTACGCCTGAAGTGAACATCCGCCTGGATGGCCACGGCGGCGAACTGATGAGCCGCGCAACCCGCAGCAACGTCGGTCGCAGCATGGCGGTGATCTTCATCGAGCAACGTCCTGTCACCACCTACACCAAGCAAGTGGTTGACGGCGTCGAGAAAGACGTACCGGTACAGACCTTTAAAGAAGAGAAGAAGATCATCAGCCTGGCGACCATCCAGTCGCCGCTGGGTGCTCAATTCCGCATCACCGGCCTGAACGGCCAGGGTGAGTCGTCCGAACTGGCGCTGCTGCTGCGTGCCGGTGGCCTGGCCGCCCCGATGTACTTCGCTGAAGAACGTACCATCGGCCCGAGCCTGGGTGCTGACAACATCACCAAGGGTATCGACGCTGCTCTGTGGGGCATGCTGTTCGTCTCCCTGTTCATCATCGCCATCTATCGCTTCTTCGGCGTCATCGCCACCGTCGCGCTGGCGGGCAACATGGTGATGCTGCTGGCCCTGATGTCGCTGCTGGGTGCAACGCTGACCCTGCCAGGTATCGCCGGTATCGTACTCACCATGGGTATGGCGGTTGACGCCAACGTACTGATCTTCTCGCGGATTCGTGAAGAGATTGCTGCGGGCATGACCGTGCAACGGGCAATCAACGAAGGCTTCGGCCGGGCATTTACTGCAATTCTCGACTCCAACCTGACCACCCTGTTGGTCGGCGGGATTCTCTTTGCCATGGGCACCGGCCCGGTCAAAGGTTTTGCGGTGACCATGTCCCTCGGTATCTTTACCTCGATGTTCACGGCCATCATGGTGACCCGCGCAATGGTCAACCTGATCTTTGGCGGACGTGACTTCAAGAAGTTGTGGATTTAA
- the secF gene encoding protein translocase subunit SecF produces MLRTINFMGVRNVAFGFTMLLTVLALFSWFHKGLNYGLDFTGGTLIELTYEKPADVSLVRNELVKAGYHEAIVQSFGATTDLLVRMPGEDPQLGHQVAEALQKVGGDNPASVKRVEFVGPQVGEELRDQGGLGMLMALVGIMIYLAFRFQWKFGVGAIVSLIHDVIVTVGILAYFQITFDLTVLAAVLAIIGYSLNDTIVVFDRVRENFRVLRKATLIENINISTTQTLLRTMATSISTLLAIAALMVFGGDNLWGFSLSLFIGVLAGTYSSIYIANVVLIWLNLNSEDLIPPASTGKEVDDRP; encoded by the coding sequence ATGTTACGTACAATCAACTTCATGGGCGTTCGCAACGTTGCGTTCGGCTTCACCATGCTCCTTACCGTTCTGGCGTTGTTCAGCTGGTTCCATAAGGGCCTGAACTACGGTCTGGACTTCACCGGCGGTACGCTCATCGAGCTGACCTACGAGAAGCCGGCCGACGTTAGCCTGGTGCGCAACGAGCTGGTCAAGGCCGGCTATCACGAAGCCATCGTCCAGAGCTTTGGTGCAACCACCGACCTGCTGGTGCGTATGCCGGGCGAAGACCCGCAACTGGGTCACCAGGTAGCCGAGGCCTTGCAGAAGGTCGGCGGCGACAACCCGGCGTCGGTCAAGCGCGTCGAGTTCGTGGGCCCGCAGGTAGGTGAAGAACTGCGTGACCAAGGCGGCCTCGGCATGCTGATGGCGCTGGTCGGCATCATGATCTACCTGGCTTTCCGCTTTCAGTGGAAGTTCGGTGTCGGCGCCATTGTGTCGCTGATCCACGACGTGATCGTGACCGTGGGTATCCTGGCCTACTTCCAGATCACCTTCGACCTGACGGTATTGGCGGCGGTGCTGGCAATCATTGGCTACTCCCTCAACGACACCATCGTGGTATTCGACCGGGTTCGTGAGAACTTCCGGGTGCTGCGCAAGGCGACGTTGATCGAGAACATCAACATCTCCACCACCCAGACCCTGCTGCGCACCATGGCGACTTCGATCTCCACCTTGCTGGCGATTGCCGCACTGATGGTGTTCGGTGGCGACAACCTGTGGGGCTTCTCGCTGTCGCTGTTCATCGGCGTGCTGGCGGGTACCTACTCGTCGATCTACATCGCCAACGTGGTACTGATCTGGCTGAACCTCAACAGCGAAGACTTGATCCCTCCTGCCAGCACCGGCAAGGAGGTCGACGACCGCCCTTGA
- a CDS encoding glycine zipper 2TM domain-containing protein — protein sequence MNKSLLVGAVLGAVGVTAGGAVATYSLVKSGPEYAQVLAVQPVKTQIKTPREVCKDVAVTRQKPVQDQHQIVGTVVGALAGGLLGNQVGGGNGKKLATVAGAVGGGYAGNKVQEGMQNRDTYTTTQTRCNTVNDISDKVVGYDVRYTLDGKEGSVRMDRDPGNQIPVDKEGRLVIGQNQPQQ from the coding sequence GTGAACAAGTCGTTACTGGTTGGTGCGGTATTGGGTGCTGTCGGTGTGACTGCCGGGGGTGCTGTTGCCACCTACAGCCTGGTAAAAAGCGGCCCTGAGTATGCGCAAGTGCTGGCGGTGCAGCCGGTGAAAACCCAGATTAAAACCCCGCGTGAAGTCTGCAAGGATGTTGCCGTAACCCGGCAGAAACCTGTGCAGGATCAGCATCAGATCGTCGGTACGGTGGTCGGTGCGCTGGCGGGCGGCCTGTTGGGTAATCAGGTCGGCGGCGGTAATGGCAAGAAGCTGGCCACCGTGGCCGGTGCGGTCGGTGGCGGTTACGCTGGTAACAAGGTTCAGGAAGGCATGCAGAACCGCGATACCTACACCACCACGCAAACTCGTTGTAATACCGTTAATGACATCAGCGACAAGGTTGTCGGGTACGACGTACGTTACACCCTGGACGGCAAGGAAGGCTCCGTGCGCATGGATCGTGATCCAGGCAACCAGATCCCCGTCGACAAGGAAGGGCGCCTGGTTATCGGTCAGAACCAGCCGCAGCAGTAA